From the bacterium genome, the window TAAGCGCCGGCCAAGAGGAAACCCCGTCCGACGAAGAACTCCGGCGGCCAAGTCGAGAAGGCGAGGATTCCGCCCGGCTTCAGCACCCGGAGCATCTCGGCCACCGCCACTTCGGGACGGGGAGCGAACATGTGGCCATATTGGCTGAGGACCACGTCGAAGCCGGCGTCTTGGTAAGGCAAAGCTTCGACGTCGCCTTGCCGCCAATCGACCTCGACTTCGGCGATGCGGGAATTTTCCCGGGCGAACTCGAGCAAGTGGGGTGTCAAGTCGATCCCGGAAACTTGAGCTCCCGATCGGGCGGCGGTCACCGCCACCACGCCGGTTCCGCAAGCGACGTCCAAGACCCGCTGGCCGGCTTTCACCCCGGCGAACTTCACCAAGCGCGCCGCCGGAACCGCTGAAAAAACCCCGAGCGGCGCGAAGTGAGCCCACCTCAGCTTTTGCTCTTCCTTGAAAGACGCTAATGGATCCATGGCCGTCGAACCTATCATCGGACCTGATTTCGTCAATCCGAATCCGCTGGCCTGAGCGCGGCTAGCCCCGCTTCAAGCCTCGAGCCGCGATGTCCTTGCGGTAATGCATGCCGGAAAAGGAGATCTTCGAAACCGCGGCATAGGCCTGCTTCACCGCCGCCGCCAAGTTTTCGCCCAGGGCGGTAACGGTGAGGACCCGGCCGCCATTGGTCGTCCAGCGGCCGTCCTGCCGGGCGGTGCCGGCGTGGAAGACCGCGGCCTCGGCGCCGGCTTGGTCCAAGCCGCGGATCTCGTCGCCCTTGCGCGGATTCGCCGGATAACCCGAAGCGGCGAGGACGACGCAGACCGCGCTGCCCGGCTTCCAGCGCGGCTTGGCCTCGGCCAGCCGGCCCTCGAGCGCGGCCTCGAAGAGCTCGATCCAATCGCTGTCCAGCCGCGGCAAGAGCACTTCGGCCTCGGGATCGCCGAAACGGACGTTGTATTCCAAAACATAGGGCTTGCCGCGACAGATCATCAGCCCGGCATAGAGCACGCCGGTGAAGGGCCTCCCCTCCTCGCGCATCCCGGCCAAGGTCGGAGCGATGATCGTACGCAGGATCTCTTTCGACAAGGCCTCGTCCATCACCGGCGCCGGCGAGTAGGCGCCCATCCCGCCGGTGTTGGGACCTTGATCGCCGTCGTTCAGACGCTTGTGGTCTTGGGAGGAAGCCAGGGCCAGGCCTTGGACGCCGTCGCAGAGCACCATGTAGGAGAGCTCTTCGCCGTCGAGAAACTCCTCGATCAGGAGTTGGTAATCGCCGAACTCCTTCTGCACCAAGATGCGCTCGACGCCGTCCAAGGCTTCTTCCAAGTTGAGCGGAATCAGGACACCCTTGCCCGCGGCCAAGCCGTCGGCCTTGAGGACCCAGCGGGTCGCGGCATTGTCGCGAAGGAATTTCTTCGCGGCCTCGGCCTCGGTGAAGACCTGGTAGCGGGCGGTGGGAATTTTGTATTTTTTCAAAAAATCCTTGGTGAAGACCTTGCTGGCCTCGAGGACGGCGGCGTCTTTCTTGGGACCGAAGGCCTTGAGTCCGGCGGCTTGGAAGGCATCGACCACGCCCTGGGTGAGGGGAACTTCCGGTCCGACCAGCGCCAAGTCGATTTTTTCCTTCTTGGCCAGCTCGACGAGGCCGGGGACGTCGGCGGCGGCCACCGCCACGCAACGGGCATCCTGGGCGATGCCGGGATTGCCCGGTGCGGCCAGGACCTCGGTGACCTTGGGGGATTTCTTGGCGGCTTGGACCAGGGCATGCTCGCGGCCACCCGATCCGATGACGAGAATTTTCATGGGGGAATGGCTAGAAGAAAATTTCCCTTGTGGCAAGCCCGGCCTCAAGCTAGCGTCCCTCCATGTCTACACCCGTCCGGGCCGAAAAAGCCTTCCAGTTATTGACCGAGCTCAACGAAATCGACGTCGCCCAGTACCAGGAAATCCTCAAGGATCGCCTGGGCCCGGAAATCCTCGCCGTCTTCGAAAGCTATTGCCGGGAAATCATGCCCGAAGAAGACAACGACGAAGTGCTGGGCACCCTCGTCCACCTGATGATCACCGGCTTCCTGATCAGCGCCAATGAAGACAAGCCGGTTTTCGGCTCCAAGATCCTCACCGAATAGCTGAAAAAATCTTTTTGCGATCTTACCCCCCTTTGAAAAAGGGGGGCTGGGGGATTTGAAGCCATGGCCAAGCAATGAGGTCCGATTTACAGGCTTTTTTCTTCCAGCGACCGCTTGAAATCCCCCTTAATCCCCCTTTTTCAAAGGGGGAATTCATCAATGCCGGAAATGCCGCATGTCGGTGAAGAGCATCGCCATGCCGTGCTCGTCGGCGGCGGCGATGACTTCCTCGTCCCGGACCGAGCCGCCGGGCTGGATCACCGCGGTCACGCCGTGGCGGGCGGCCTCGTCGAGGCCGTCGCGGAAAGGAAAGAAGGCGTCGGAGCCGACGACCGTGCCCTTGAGCGGCGTCGCGGCCTTGAGCGCCGCGATCTTGACCGAATCGACCCGGCTCATCTGGCCGGCGCCGATGCCGACGGTCCGGTCTTCGTGACAGAAGACGATGGCATTGCTCTTGACGTGCTTGGCCACCTTCCAGGCGAAGTCGAGGGCCTTCAGCTCGGCCGCGGTCGGTTGGCGCTTCGTGACGACTTTGGCTTCAGCCGCCGGCAGCATCGCGGTGTCGCGGTCCTGGACCAACAATCCGCCGACCACCTTCCGCAAGTCGAAGCCGCCGATCTCGTAACGCCGGATCGGCAGGGTCTTGAGCAGGCGTAGGTTTTTCTTCTGCTGGAGAATCTCCAAGGCCTCGGGCTCGTAATCGGGGGCGATGACCGCCTCGAAGAAGGTCTTGCCGATCTCCTCGGCCGCGGCCTTGGTGAGGCCGCGGTTGAAGGCGATGATCCCGCCGAAGGCGCTGACCTCGTCGCAGGCCTTGGCCTTGAGGAAGGCTTCGGCCACGTCGCCCGAGCTGGTCGCCACCCCGCAGGGGTTGGAATGCTTGACGATGCAACAGGCCGCCAGCTCGAACTCCTTCACCGTCTCCAGCGCCCCGTCCAAATCCATGATGTTGTTGAAGGAGAGCTCCTTGCCGTGCAGTTGGCGGGCGTTGCCGACGCAGGGCTCGTCGCGCCAGCCCTCGGAGTAGTAGGCCGCCCGCTGGTGGGGGTTTTCGCCATAGCGCAGGTCGAAGATCTTGCGGTACTGGAGGTTGAGCATGCCGCCGAACTTCTCGCGCTCGATCGGCTCCGCCGGTGCCTGGAGCGAGGTGAGGAAATTGCTGATCGCCCCGTCGTAGGCCGCGCAGGCGCTGAAGACCTTGGTCGCCAGCTCGAAGCGCAGCTCGCGGCTCGTCTCCATGCCATTGTTCTCCAGCTCCAGCTTGAGCTTGCCATAGTCGGCTGAGTCGACCAGCACCGTCACGTCCTCGAAGTTCTTGGCCGCCGCCCGGAGCATGCTGGGGCCGCCGATGTCGATGTTCTCAATCGCCTCCTCGAAGCGGACGCCGGGCTTGGCCACGGTCTGGGCGAAGGGATAGAGGTTCACCACCACCAGGTCGATGGGCTTGATGCCCTGGCCAGCCATGGCCTTTTGGTGCTCGGGGTTTTTGCGGATATTGAGGATGCCGCCGTGGATCTTGGGATGAAGGGTCTTGACTCGGCCGTCCATCATCTCGGGAAAGCCGGTGTAGTCGCCGATCGGGATGACCTTGAGGCCGCTTTCCCGGAGCAGCTTCTCGGTGCCGCCGGTGGAAAGTATCTCGACGCCGCGATCGGCCAAATAACGGGCCAGTTCGACGATGCCGGTTTTGTCGGAGACGCTGAGCAGCGCCCGCTGAATTTTTGCCATGATTAAACCTTTACCTGTAGCCTGTCATTCCGAGGACCCGAAGGGCCGAGGAATCTCATACCTCCTTGGTGGGTATGAGATCCCTCGCTACGCTCGGGATGACAGGCCTTCGGCCTGTCACCTAGCTAAACTGGCCGTCCCCAGCAAGCTCTTGATGTCCTCGTCGGTGAAGCGCACGCCGGCGCCGAAAAACCAGTCGGGATCGTGCTCCTTCGAGATGAAGTCGTCGACGCCGGCCACGAAGAAGAGCGAGCGGGTCAAGTTGAGCTGGGTCAGGAACTTGAGATGCGGCCGGTCGGCGCTGAAATCGAAGGCCGAGAATTGCAGCCCCACCGGCCCCTTGTTGTAATCGATGCCGAAGCCGCCGGTCGACTCGATCAAGCCGCCGCGGACGATGAAGTCCTGGAATTGCTTGCCGAGCTGGGCCGAGAACCGAATTTTGTTGAAATCCTGGGTTTCGGTGGTGACCACGCTGCTGATCCCGCCGGAGGTGGTGACGGTGGTGATCTGGGTCTTCTCCGAGGGCGAGGGGTTGGGATCGTGCACGACCTCGAAGAGGAAGAATTTGTCGGGCCGAGTCTGGAACTTGAGGCCGACGTAGTTCTTCACGTCGCCGGTCTCGCCCAAGTACTCCATATGGTACATGAGCTCGGTCTGGATCCGGCGGACGCCGTCGGTCAAGCCGGAGATGTTCTCCAAGATCTCGTTGGTCTTCTCGACGGTGGTCGGGTCGTTGAGCAATTTGCCGATGCTGCCCTGGCCGTCGTTGACCTTGCCGGTGATCTCGTTGATCCGGTTCAGCGCGACGTCGATGTCCTCCGAGGAAGAGGACGACAGCCGGCGCAGGTCGTCGGTCAAGGCCCGCATGTTGGCGACGATCGCTTCGAGGTTGGCGTTGTTGTTGACGCTGAACTTGGCCATTTGGCCGGTCAGGGTCTGCATGTTCTTGAGGATCTCCGCGGTGTAGGACTTTTCGGAGACGGTGTAATCCTTCAGGGCGGTGGTGATTTCCTTGAGATCCACCGTCAGGGAAGAAAGATCGCGAACCAATTGCTGGTAATCGGCCGGCGTCTTGACCCGCTGGACGGTGCCGCCCTCGGGGATGGCCAAGGCGCCCTCCCGGCCCGGGAAAATCTCGATGTAAGTGTCGCCGAGCACGCCGCGGGTTCGGACTTCGGCTTCGACGTCGTCGCCGAGCTTGACGTCCTTCTTGAGCTCGATCTCGACCTTGGCCCGGGAATCGGGAGTCAGCTCGACGTTGCTGACCCGCCCCACCGGGATGCCCGCCACTTGGACCGGCGTCTTGACGGCCACGCCCTCGGCATTGTCCATGAAGGTGTAAATCTTGTACGTTCCGCGGGTGAAGCCGAGCTGGCTGACGTCGATCGTGATGTAGGCCAGGATCGCGATCGCGAGAATCACGAAGACGCCGACCCTAGCCTCTGTCGAAAACCTGCGCTTCATCCAATAAAGTCCTTATCGGCCTTGCCTTGCAGAAAGCTCTGGATCCAGGGATCCTTCGATTCTTGAAACACTTTCGGCGGCCCCTCCTCCAAGATCCGGCCCTCGTGGAGCATCGCGACCTTGTCCGCCATCTTCATCGTGGAGGCGATGTCGTGGCTGACCACCACCGACGTCAGGCCAAATCCTTTCTGGGTTTCCATGATCAAATTGTCAATGGAATCCGTCAAGATAGGGTCCAAACCGGTGGTCGGCTCATCGTACAGGATGATCTCGGGGTCGAGCATCAGGGCCCGAGCCAATCCGACCCGCTTGCGCATGCCGCCGGAGAGCTCGCTCGGCATCTTGTGGCCGATGTCCTTGAGGCCGACCCGGCAGAGCTTTTCCTCGACCTTGGCCCGAATTTCCTCCTCGTCCAATTCGGTGTGCTCGCGAAGGGGGAAGGCGACGTTGTCCAGCACGTTCATCGAGTCGAAGAGCGCCGCGTTTTGGAAGAGCATGCCGAATTTCTTGCGGAGCTCGTTTTGGCCGGGACCGGAAAGGTCGAAAAATTCCTGACCCTCGATCTTGACTTGGCCCTCGTCGGGCTGGACCAGCCCGATCATGGTCTTGAGCAGGACGCTCTTGCCCTCGCCGGAGCGGCCGATGATGACGGTGATTTGGCCGCGCGGAATGTCGAGGTTGAGCCCGTTCAAGACCTTCTGAGGCCCGAAGGACTTGTGCAGGTCCTGAAGCTGGATCACCGCCGATTTTTCGGCCTTCGCCATAAAGCCCCTAGTCGGGAAATAGTTGTAGCAGCCAAGTCGCCAAGAAATAGTTGGCGACCAAAACCGTCACCGAGCCGGCCACCACCGCTTCGGTCGTGCTCCGCCCCACTCCTTCGGCGCCGTTTTTGGTGTGGTAGCCCTTGTAACAGGCGATCAGGCTGATCACGAAGCCGAAGACCACGCCCTTGATCAGGCCCTGGTAGAAATCGTCGGGCTCGACCAGCAATTGGTAACGGTACAAGTAAGGACCCTCGGGGATCTGGAGGAGATAAATCGAGACCAAGTAGGAGCCGAGCAGGCCGAGGGCGTTGAAGACCCCGACCAAGAGCGGCACCATCACGGTGGTCGCGATCACTCGCGGCACCACCAAATAGTTGACCGGGTGAACCGCCATGCTGCGGAGGGCGTCGATCTGCTCGGTCACCCCCATCGTCCCGATCTCGGCGGCCATGGCACTCCCGGCCCGGGCAACGATCATCAGGGCAGTGAAAACCGGCGCCAGCTCCCGCGAAAGGGCGATGCCGACGGTCGAGCCGACCAGGCTTTCGGCGTTGAAGAGGCGGAAGGCCGAGCCGGTCTGGAGGGCGAAGACCATGCCGGCAAAGAGACCGACCAAGGCGATGATCAGGGTCGAGTTGACGCCGATCTTCTGCATCTCTCGAATGAGCACCCGGACGTGGAAGGGCCCGATGAAAGTCCAGCGCACGGCGTCGATCGAAAAATAGACGAAGCGCCCCAGGCCTTGAATCGATTTGGTGAAGGGCCGCCCGAACTGAACCAGTACCCGGTTCAAATCGGGGTTCTTCTCGAAGAAGTCTCGCAGCGCTTGAATCAAGCCTCACCCTTCATAGACGCGGGGCACCCGGGGCCCGACCGCGCAGAACAGTTCATAGGAGATCGTCCCGGCCCATTCGGCGACCTCTTCGGCCCGCAGCTCCGGGCCCCAGAGCGTGACCCGATCCCCGAGCTTGGCTTCGGGCAGGTCGGTCACGTCGATCATCGTGAAATCCATGCAGACCCGGCCGGCCACCGGCGCCCGCCGGCCGTTCACTAAGACTTGGCCGCGATTGCTGAGGTGCCGGAGATAGCCGTCGGCATAGCCCACCGGCAGGATCGCAATCCGGCTGGTCCGGGCCGCGGTCCAAGTGCCGCCGTAGCTGACCGCGGTGCCGGCCGGAACGGTCTTCAAGCTGACGATCCGGGTTTCGAAGCTCATCACCGGTTTCAGGCGCCGGCCGGCTTCCAGCCGCGGATGGGGATTGGCGCCGTAGAGCATGAGGCCGGGCCGGGCCCAATCGTATTCCGGCCCCTTCCCCTCCAAGATCGCGGCGCTCAAGGCGACATGGTAAATTTTCGCTTCGGGTCGCGCCCGCTTGAGCTCCGCCGCCGCGGCGGCGAAGCGGGCGAATTGCTCGGCGGTGGGACCTTGGGAGGTCGCATCGGCCTGGGCCAAATGGGTCAGCACGCCTTCCAATTTCAATTGGGGTGCGGCCGCCAAGGCTTCCAGCATCTTCGGCAGCTCGGCCGGCAACACGCCGAGCCGGGTCATCCCGGTATCGATCTTGAGGTGGACCGGCAGCTCGCCTTGGCTGCCGGCTTCGAGGCGGCGAACTTGCTCGATCTCGTAGAGCACCGGCGTCAAGCGGTGGCGGCGCAGCTCCTCGCCCGAAGCCTCGAAGGGGCCGCCGAAAATGAGGATCGGCGAGACGAGACCGGCCTCGCGCAGCTCGATGCCCTCCTCGGGCGTGGCGACGCCCAAGGCCACCGCGCCCGCCGATTCCAAGGTCCGGGCCACCGGCACCGCGCCGTGGCCATAAGCGTCGGCTTTCACCACGCCGAGAAGCAGGGTCTTGGGACCGACCAATTCCTTGGCCAAGGCGAAATTTTCGCGCAGCGCCTTCAGGTCGATGCGCGCCACCGTGGGCCGGAAAGGGTTTGAAAGGCCTGGGCTATTCATGTAAACCCCATAGCCCAACACCCTAAGCCCAGCAACCTCTATGAAAATCACCAGCATCGGCCACGGAACCTGCCTCCTCGAGATCGGCGACCAAGTCTTTTTGACCGATCCCTGCTTTTCGGAGCGGCTCCTCTTTTTCTTCCCCCGGCGCCGCAAGGCCGGCCTCTCGCCGATGGAATTGCCCCCGCTTTCGGCCATCCTGGTCAGCCACGCTCACTACGACCACCTCGACGTCTTCAGCTACAAGTTCTTCAAGACCGAGGTCCCGATTATCGTCCCCGAAGGGCTCGGCGGCTTCGTGGCTCGATTTCTGCCCAATCCGGTGGTTGAAATCCCCGCCGGCGGCAAACACCTCCACCGGGGAGTCGAGATCCACGCTCAGCCGGTCAAGCACCACGGCTGTCGCTGGATGCCCTGGCGTTGGCGGGCCGCGGCGGCTTTCGTGCTGAAATCTCCGCAAGAATCGGTTTATTTCTGCGGCGACAGCGGCTACGGCGAACAATTCCGCAAGACCGGCGAAAAATTCTCGCTCGATGCCGCCCTCCTCCCCATCGGCGGCTCCCAGCCGCGGTGGCTGACCCGTCACTCCAAGCTGAGCCCCGATGAAGCCTTGGAGGCCTTCCGCGATCTTAAGGCCAAGAAGATGGTCCCGATCGATTGGGGAGTCTTCGACTTCTTCGGCGAGGGCATCGACACGGCCGAGAAGCGAATGGCGGAGTTGATCCGGGAGAAGAAACTCGAGGACCGGGTGCAGATCCTGCAGCCGGGGAAGTCATGGATTCCCCCCTTTGAAAAAGGGGGGCCAGGGGGGATTTAAAGACGCAACGAATTCATCACTTCGGAATTCTTGCTACCAATGGCCGCTCTAAATCCCCCCTTCCCCCCTTTTTCAAAGGGGGGTAAGAGCCTCTTGCTAGGAGCGACCTGCTGCACTATACCTAGCCCATTCAACCCTAGGGGAGCCTTCGGGCTGAGAAACGTGGTCAAAAGCAAGGATCGGCTTTTGCCGATCCGCGCAGCAAATTCGAAGAATTTGCGAAGTGCAAAGCCCACGTCGACCCTTCGAACCTGATCCGGTTAGTACCGGCGTAGGAAAGCGGTGATGATCCAGATTCGACTCAACGGCGAGCCCCATTCCCTGTCCGAGCAAACCAGCCTCGCCGACCTGCTACGCCAGCTTGAGGTCAACCCCCAAAAGGTCGCGGTCGCCAAGAACCTCGAGGTGGTGCTCCGTTCGGAGCTGCCCCACACCCGGATGGAAGAAGGCGATGAAATCGAGATATTTCAAGCTGTTGGAGGAGGATAATGAATTCAAAACTTGAAATTGCCGGCAAGGCTTTCGGCTCGCGGCTGATCCTGGGGACCGGCAAATATCCCTCGCACGAAATCATGCGGGCCGCCCATGCAGCTTCGGGGACCGGGATGGTGACGGTGGCGATCCGGCGCCTCGACTTGAACGCGCCGCGCGGCGAATCGCTGCTCGACTTCATCGACCGGAGCAAGATCGCCCTGCTCCCCAACACCGCCGCCTGCTTCACGGCCGAGGACGCGATCAAGACCGCCCGCCTCGCCCGCCAAGCCCTGGAGACCGACTGGATCAAGCTCGAGGTGATCGGCGACGAGAAAACCCTTTTCCCCGACGTCGCCGCCACCCTGAAGGCCGCCGAAGTCCTGGTGAAGGAAGGCTTCGTCGTCCTGCCCTACGTCATGGACGACCCAGTGGCCTGCCTTCGGCTCCAGGAGCTGGGCTGCCCGGCGGTGATGCCCTTGGCGGCGCCGATCGGCTCGGGCTTGGGGATTCGCAATCCTCATAACTTGCGGATCATCCTGGAGCAGGCCAAAGTCCCGGTGATCGTCGACGCCGGTGTCGGCGCGGCCAGCGATGCCGCGATGGCGATGGAGCTGGGTTGCGCCGCCATCTTGATGAACACCGCCATCGCCGGCGCCAAGGATCCGGTGAAGATGGCGAAGGCCATGAAAGCCGGCGTCGAAGCCGGGCGCCTCTCTTTCGAAGCCGGTCGGATTCCGAAGAAGCTCTATGCGAGCGCGTCGAGCCCGATCGAAGGAACGATTTTTTAAGCACAGGTCATCCTGAGCGAGCGAAGGATCTGCGACTGGCCAAGAAACTATGGGACTCAAGAGTCCCTTCGTCTCTCGAAATCCCCTTAGGATGACCGAAGGGGATTGGTCCTTTCAAAGCACCTTGGTAGGTCGCAGATCCTTCGCTTCGCTCAGGATGACATCGCAAGGAAACAATATATGTCACTAGCCCCCTCCCCCCAATTTCGCGAAGAGCTCCAAACCTTGAACGAAGAGGCCACCCGGCCCTTCCCCAACTCGCGCAAGGTTTACACTCTCGGCTCACGGCCGGACCTTCGGGTGCCAATGCGCGAGATCGCGCTGGCCGCACCGAATCCGCCGGTCCAGGTTTACGACACCACCGGGCCTTATCTTGATCCCCAGACCCGGATCGATCTCAGCCAGGGCTTGCCGCGACTCCGGGATGCCTGGCTCAAGGAACGCGGCGACGGCGGACCGCGGCCGGGGCGCAACGTCAGCCAAATGCACTACGCCCGCCGCGGCATCGTCACGCCGGAGATGGAGTTCGTGGCCATCCGCGAGGGCTTGAAGCCCGAGTTCGTCCGCGATGAAATCGCCCGGGGCCGGGCCATCATCCCGGCCAACATCCGGCATCCCGAGCTCGAGCCAATGGCCATCGGGCGGAACTTCTTGGTGAAGATCAACTCCAACATCGGCAACTCGGCCGTCACCTCCTCGATCCAGGAGGAAGTGGAAAAGCTGCTCTGGTCGATCCGCTGGGGCGCCGACACGGCGATGGACTTGTCGACCGGCAAGAAAATCCACGAGACCCGGGAATGGATCATCCGCAACAGCCCGGTGCCGATCGGCACCGTTCCGATCTACCAAGCCTTGGAGAAAGTCGGCGGCAAGGCCGAGGAATTGAGCTGGGAAATTTTCCGCGACACCCTGATCGAGCAGGCCGAGCAAGGCGTCGACTACTTCACGATCCACGCCGGCGTCCGCCTGGCCTACGTCCCGCTCACCGCCAAGCGGGTGACCGGCATCGTCTCCCGCGGCGGCTCGATCATGGCCAAGTGGTGTTTAGCCCATCACCGCGAGAACTTCCTCTACAGCCACTTCGAGGAAATCTGCGAGATCATGAAGATGTACGACGTGAGCTTCTCGCTCGGCGACGGCCTCCGGCCCGGCTCGATCGCCGACGCCAACGACGCCGCCCAATTCGGCGAGCTTGAGACCTTGGGCGAGCTGACCAAGATCGCCTGGAAGCACGAAGTCCAAACGATGATCGAGGGCCCCGGCCACGTCCCGATGCACTTGATCAGGGAGAACATGGACAAACAGCTCGAGCTCTGCGACGAGGCGCCCTTCTACACCTTGGGACCGCTGACCACCGACGTCGCGCCGGGCTACGACCACATCACCTCGGCAATCGGCGCCGCGATGATCGGCTGGTTCGGCACCGCCATGCTCTGCTACGTCACGCCCAAGGAGCATCTCGGTCTGCCCGACCGCGACGACGTCAAGGCCGGCATCATCGCTTACAAGATCGCGGCCCACGCCGCCGACTTGGCCAAGGGCCATCCCGGCGCCCGGGTCCGCGACGACGCGCTCTCCAAGGCCCGCTTCGAATTCCGTTGGGAGGATCAGTTCAATCTCTCGCTCGATCCCGACACCGCCCGCTCTTACCACGACGCGACTCTCGGCCATGAGTCGGCCAAGCTCGCCCACTTCTGCTCGATGTGCGGGCCCCACTTCTGCTCGATGCAGATCACCCAGGAAGTGCGGGACTACGCCGCGAGCCAGGGCATCGGCGACGCCGGTGAAGCCTTGGAGGCGGGGTTGAAAGAAAAGTCGGCCGAGTTCCAAAAACGTGGCGGCCGGGTCTACTAGCGAAAACTCCCTTGAGGTCTTGAACCCCCAGAAGCGCCATTCCTTTGGCGGCATTTGAGGCGTCTCGCTCCAAAATGAGGAAAAGACCGAAGAAGTACATAAAAACACTAATTATTTCAAATAGATATAATCAAATTTTCCCGCGGCCTTTGGCATAAGCATTGCTCTATAGCTTAGCGAAGGTAAGGCGGGCGCAAATCACTCCGGGCGCCTGTACAATTGGCTTGGGCGCGCGATGACTCCAAAAGTTCCGAATCAGAATCTCTCCTTCCTCGACTGGGATCCCGGCAAGAATTCGCCGGCGCCCAAAGAGTCCGACGATTGCAACGGCCGCTGCCACCCCTCGCCGAAAAACGTTCCCGGCTCCTCCTTCAAAAACAGCAACACCTGGTTCCTCGATTCGCTTAAAACCGAAGGCAAGTCGCCGCCGCTGAATTTTCCGCTGCGTAATTTACCGCCGGTCGCTCCGCCTCCGCCGCCCAAGGTCGAGCCTAAGCCGACGGTGAAACCCAGCGCGCCGGCCGATGCCGCGGGCTTGAACGACCAAGCCAAGGAGCTCGAGCGCCAGGCCCGCTTGTGCATGGACCCGGAGCAGAAGACCCGCTTCTACCATTCGGCCCTT encodes:
- the purD gene encoding phosphoribosylamine--glycine ligase translates to MKILVIGSGGREHALVQAAKKSPKVTEVLAAPGNPGIAQDARCVAVAAADVPGLVELAKKEKIDLALVGPEVPLTQGVVDAFQAAGLKAFGPKKDAAVLEASKVFTKDFLKKYKIPTARYQVFTEAEAAKKFLRDNAATRWVLKADGLAAGKGVLIPLNLEEALDGVERILVQKEFGDYQLLIEEFLDGEELSYMVLCDGVQGLALASSQDHKRLNDGDQGPNTGGMGAYSPAPVMDEALSKEILRTIIAPTLAGMREEGRPFTGVLYAGLMICRGKPYVLEYNVRFGDPEAEVLLPRLDSDWIELFEAALEGRLAEAKPRWKPGSAVCVVLAASGYPANPRKGDEIRGLDQAGAEAAVFHAGTARQDGRWTTNGGRVLTVTALGENLAAAVKQAYAAVSKISFSGMHYRKDIAARGLKRG
- a CDS encoding MlaD family protein is translated as MKRRFSTEARVGVFVILAIAILAYITIDVSQLGFTRGTYKIYTFMDNAEGVAVKTPVQVAGIPVGRVSNVELTPDSRAKVEIELKKDVKLGDDVEAEVRTRGVLGDTYIEIFPGREGALAIPEGGTVQRVKTPADYQQLVRDLSSLTVDLKEITTALKDYTVSEKSYTAEILKNMQTLTGQMAKFSVNNNANLEAIVANMRALTDDLRRLSSSSSEDIDVALNRINEITGKVNDGQGSIGKLLNDPTTVEKTNEILENISGLTDGVRRIQTELMYHMEYLGETGDVKNYVGLKFQTRPDKFFLFEVVHDPNPSPSEKTQITTVTTSGGISSVVTTETQDFNKIRFSAQLGKQFQDFIVRGGLIESTGGFGIDYNKGPVGLQFSAFDFSADRPHLKFLTQLNLTRSLFFVAGVDDFISKEHDPDWFFGAGVRFTDEDIKSLLGTASLAR
- a CDS encoding ABC transporter permease; this encodes MIQALRDFFEKNPDLNRVLVQFGRPFTKSIQGLGRFVYFSIDAVRWTFIGPFHVRVLIREMQKIGVNSTLIIALVGLFAGMVFALQTGSAFRLFNAESLVGSTVGIALSRELAPVFTALMIVARAGSAMAAEIGTMGVTEQIDALRSMAVHPVNYLVVPRVIATTVMVPLLVGVFNALGLLGSYLVSIYLLQIPEGPYLYRYQLLVEPDDFYQGLIKGVVFGFVISLIACYKGYHTKNGAEGVGRSTTEAVVAGSVTVLVANYFLATWLLQLFPD
- a CDS encoding ABC transporter ATP-binding protein, with amino-acid sequence MAKAEKSAVIQLQDLHKSFGPQKVLNGLNLDIPRGQITVIIGRSGEGKSVLLKTMIGLVQPDEGQVKIEGQEFFDLSGPGQNELRKKFGMLFQNAALFDSMNVLDNVAFPLREHTELDEEEIRAKVEEKLCRVGLKDIGHKMPSELSGGMRKRVGLARALMLDPEIILYDEPTTGLDPILTDSIDNLIMETQKGFGLTSVVVSHDIASTMKMADKVAMLHEGRILEEGPPKVFQESKDPWIQSFLQGKADKDFIG
- a CDS encoding MBL fold metallo-hydrolase, whose product is MKITSIGHGTCLLEIGDQVFLTDPCFSERLLFFFPRRRKAGLSPMELPPLSAILVSHAHYDHLDVFSYKFFKTEVPIIVPEGLGGFVARFLPNPVVEIPAGGKHLHRGVEIHAQPVKHHGCRWMPWRWRAAAAFVLKSPQESVYFCGDSGYGEQFRKTGEKFSLDAALLPIGGSQPRWLTRHSKLSPDEALEAFRDLKAKKMVPIDWGVFDFFGEGIDTAEKRMAELIREKKLEDRVQILQPGKSWIPPFEKGGPGGI
- a CDS encoding class I SAM-dependent methyltransferase, which translates into the protein MDPLASFKEEQKLRWAHFAPLGVFSAVPAARLVKFAGVKAGQRVLDVACGTGVVAVTAARSGAQVSGIDLTPHLLEFARENSRIAEVEVDWRQGDVEALPYQDAGFDVVLSQYGHMFAPRPEVAVAEMLRVLKPGGILAFSTWPPEFFVGRGFLLAGAYLPPLPAGIAPPPLWGVPEIIRQRLGSAVSRIEFDVGRMTIPALSPQHFRAMIERTAGPIVRLVETLSASDPEKLAEFRRQYEALAAEYFEENQMRQDYLMTRAVKIKESP
- the purH gene encoding bifunctional phosphoribosylaminoimidazolecarboxamide formyltransferase/IMP cyclohydrolase, whose amino-acid sequence is MAKIQRALLSVSDKTGIVELARYLADRGVEILSTGGTEKLLRESGLKVIPIGDYTGFPEMMDGRVKTLHPKIHGGILNIRKNPEHQKAMAGQGIKPIDLVVVNLYPFAQTVAKPGVRFEEAIENIDIGGPSMLRAAAKNFEDVTVLVDSADYGKLKLELENNGMETSRELRFELATKVFSACAAYDGAISNFLTSLQAPAEPIEREKFGGMLNLQYRKIFDLRYGENPHQRAAYYSEGWRDEPCVGNARQLHGKELSFNNIMDLDGALETVKEFELAACCIVKHSNPCGVATSSGDVAEAFLKAKACDEVSAFGGIIAFNRGLTKAAAEEIGKTFFEAVIAPDYEPEALEILQQKKNLRLLKTLPIRRYEIGGFDLRKVVGGLLVQDRDTAMLPAAEAKVVTKRQPTAAELKALDFAWKVAKHVKSNAIVFCHEDRTVGIGAGQMSRVDSVKIAALKAATPLKGTVVGSDAFFPFRDGLDEAARHGVTAVIQPGGSVRDEEVIAAADEHGMAMLFTDMRHFRH
- the thiS gene encoding sulfur carrier protein ThiS: MIQIRLNGEPHSLSEQTSLADLLRQLEVNPQKVAVAKNLEVVLRSELPHTRMEEGDEIEIFQAVGGG
- the alr gene encoding alanine racemase, whose protein sequence is MNSPGLSNPFRPTVARIDLKALRENFALAKELVGPKTLLLGVVKADAYGHGAVPVARTLESAGAVALGVATPEEGIELREAGLVSPILIFGGPFEASGEELRRHRLTPVLYEIEQVRRLEAGSQGELPVHLKIDTGMTRLGVLPAELPKMLEALAAAPQLKLEGVLTHLAQADATSQGPTAEQFARFAAAAAELKRARPEAKIYHVALSAAILEGKGPEYDWARPGLMLYGANPHPRLEAGRRLKPVMSFETRIVSLKTVPAGTAVSYGGTWTAARTSRIAILPVGYADGYLRHLSNRGQVLVNGRRAPVAGRVCMDFTMIDVTDLPEAKLGDRVTLWGPELRAEEVAEWAGTISYELFCAVGPRVPRVYEG